A region of the Paraburkholderia flava genome:
TGGTGTCTTCCCATCCTGACGTTCTCGAGTGTGCATGCGTCGGCATTCCCGATGAGAAATCAGGTGAGGCAGTCAAGCTATTCGTCGTTCGAAGGAATCATTCGCTTAACGTCGAGCAACTGATGGATCACTGCCGTCAGCAACTGACCGCCTACAAGAGGCCGCGCCACATCGAATTTCGTGAGGCATTGCCCAAATCAAACGTGGGCAAGATTCTGCGCCGCGAATTGCGCGACGAGAAAACGCCGACCCGCATGCGCGATGCCGTCAATCACTAGCAAAACTGCCATCGCCTGAAGTATCGCCGCCGGCCTGGCCGTTGTAGATCCCTCGAAGGCCCCATGGGCCACCCCGCCAGTAAAAATCGTATCGGAGACACACGCTCGTGAAATTCAGAAACCTTGCTTTGGTGCCGCTCGCTTTCGTCGTCAGTAGCGGTGCTTTCGCACAATCAGCAGGCAGCAACGTCGTTCAGTTCGGATGGATGCACCTCGCGCCGCAAGACTCGAGCGATCCTCTGAAAATACAGGGCAACACCTTGCGGAACAGCGGTGCCAGTGTCAACAATCAGGACACGGCGGGCATCGCATTGACGCATCTCTTTACAGACCATATCGCTGTGGAAGGTGTCGTGGGCATCCCTCCACGGGTCGATGTGTCGGGAACGGGGGTACTTGCTTCCCCCAGCATCAATCCGGTTGCAAACGCGCGGCAATGGAGTCCCGCGTTACTGATGAAGTATTACTTCACGGATGCGGACTCGAAGTTTCGCCCGTCGCTTGGCGTCGGCGTGAGTTATATCTGGTTCAATCATGTGCACGTGAACCCCGCATTCGAGCGATCGCTCAGCGGAC
Encoded here:
- a CDS encoding OmpW/AlkL family protein, which codes for MPLAFVVSSGAFAQSAGSNVVQFGWMHLAPQDSSDPLKIQGNTLRNSGASVNNQDTAGIALTHLFTDHIAVEGVVGIPPRVDVSGTGVLASPSINPVANARQWSPALLMKYYFTDADSKFRPSLGVGVSYIWFNHVHVNPAFERSLSGLVTSGATTAAPSNATVDSTWAPVFEAGLMYNFDKHWSVSASVSYLPFSTKAHITTTLPTGAQVHSEAKLAVNPIVTFLSMGYRF